From Scomber scombrus chromosome 9, fScoSco1.1, whole genome shotgun sequence, one genomic window encodes:
- the slc25a51b gene encoding solute carrier family 25 member 51b, whose protein sequence is MAVSTMDSESGRTPQTQATLTEGGPSLLSTGALSARLGSDGKHYVCGSIAAFTNIVVTFPIQKVLFRQQLHGVLASEAVRQLQRDGLRNLYRGLLPPLLQKSTTVAIMFGLYEDFSRVLLDRAGGVPELVTRSFAAALAGTAEAILTPFERVQTLLQDHRHHGRFNNTAHIFRTLLTEYGVRECYRGLVPILLRNGPSNVLFFGLRGPIKEQLPEATSQAGHLVVDFVCGGVLGAALGIMFYPLNVVKSRAQSQVGGAFQPCREVLLTVWRERGGSLAMLFRGAHLNYHRSLLSWGIINATYELLLKLI, encoded by the coding sequence ATGGCTGTTAGCACCATGGACTCTGAGTCAGGCCGGACACCTCAGACTCAGGCCACCCTAACTGAAGGAGGTCCCTCCCTGCTGTCAACAGGGGCTCTGAGCGCCAGGTTGGGTTCCGATGGGAAGCATTATGTCTGCGGCTCCATTGCAGCTTTTACCAATATTGTGGTGACCTTCCCCATCCAGAAGGTGCTCTTTCGCCAGCAGCTACATGGTGTGTTGGCCAGCGAAGCGGTGCGGCAGCTCCAGAGGGATGGGCTGAGGAATCTTTACAGGGGCCTGCTGCCCCCGCTGCTCCAGAAGAGCACCACAGTAGCCATCATGTTTGGCCTGTACGAGGACTTCTCGAGAGTCTTACTGGACCGGGCCGGCGGTGTGCCGGAGCTGGTCACGCGCAGCTTTGCTGCAGCATTGGCAGGAACTGCAGAGGCCATCCTGACGCCATTTGAACGCGTGCAGACTCTACTACAAGACCATCGGCACCACGGGCGCTTCAACAACACAGCCCACATCTTCAGGACACTTCTGACGGAGTACGGTGTCAGAGAGTGCTACCGTGGCTTAGTGCCCATACTCCTCCGTAATGGCCCCAGCAATGTGCTCTTCTTTGGGCTCCGCGGGCCCATTAAAGAGCAGCTCCCAGAGGCCACTAGCCAGGCAGGTCACTTGGTTGTTGATTTTGTGTGTGGAGGGGTGTTGGGGGCCGCTCTTGGCATCATGTTCTATCCATTGAATGTGGTTAAGTCTCGGGCTCAGTCTCAGGTGGGTGGAGCGTTCCAGCCTTGCAGAGAGGTGCTTCTAACagtgtggagagaaagaggtggCAGCCTGGCCATGCTTTTCCGAGGGGCCCACCTTAACTATCACCGCTCGCTCCTCTCTTGGGGGATCATTAATGCTACCtatgagctgctgctgaagctcATATGA